The stretch of DNA CAAAGCTTTCCGCCGAAGCCGAAGCGACGTGCATGGTCGGTGTCACGTGCCAGCGCCTCGTCGTCAGTGAGGTCCGTCGAAACGCCATCCACCGGTGCCGCAAGCCCTGCGTTTCGCGAGTGAAGGACGAGGTGGGTACGGACATAGTCGATCTCGGCTTGATCGCCGTCGATGCCGGCGTCAGCCTGGAAGTCTACCGTGCCGAACGACAACCGTGAAAGACCGGGCGCAGTGACGAGGTCCGCCAAGTTCAAGATCGCCGAAACGGTTTCGACGAGCGCATGGAGGGGCTTGCCAGTTACTGCCTCTTGCATCGACGCAAAGTCCGATGCGCGCTCGGCCTTGGGCAGCATCAGTCCGGCGACGCCTGGCAACGCCGCGAGTGCGCGCACGTCGTCCGCATGCCACTCGGTATCGAGACTGTTGACGCGCACGAAAAACCGCGGCGCTGTCAGGCCTGCGAGCGCATCATGGATCGTATCGCGCGCGGCGGTCTTGCTGCCAGGGAGAACGGCGTCTTCGAGATCGATCACCACCATGTCCGCGCCGCTCGCGCGCGCCTTTTCGAAACGCTCGGCGCGATCGCCGGGGACGAACAGGATGCTGCGGGCGGCAATGGTCATGGGACGTCCTCTAAAGGCCGGATACGGGATCGCGGCGGAAGGTCTGGGAATAGGAATAGCGGTCCGCGGGATGGGTATTGATCGCCATCTCGACGACCTCGCCGCGTGCGTTCAGATACTGGCGCGTCAGGCGGAGGCCCGGTGCGCCGGTCTTGGTTTCGAGCAGCCGGGCGATCGGCGCGGGGATCGCCACCGCTTCGATATGCTGGCGGACCTCGGCGACGCGCTCGCCGAACTGCTCCTCGATCCGGCTGAAGATCGGCATCGAACCGACGTCGTCTTCGAGCTTCAGGCTGCGGAAGGCGGGGTGGAGATAGATGTCCGAATAGGAGATCGGGCTGGTTCCGGCGGCGCGACGCAGCGCGCTGAGATGGAGCCAGGTCTGGCCTGAAGTGGCGTCGACCTGTTGGGCGATCGGCCCTTCCAGCGCGATCGTCTCACGCGCGATGATGGAGAGGCTGGTTTCGTTGGTGTATTGCTGGAGATCGGACAGCCCCTCCATCACCTGGCGATAGGCGGCCGGGCGCGACAGCCCACGGACGCGCGTACCGACCCCGGCCTGGCGCGAGACCATGCCCGATTGCGCGAGCCGCTTGATCGCTTCGCGGACGGTGAAGCGGCTCGCGCCGAACTGGTCGCAGAGCTCGAACTCGGTCGGGAGCAGCGTGCCGATCGGATAGCGGCCATCCTCGATCTCGTTGATTAGCGTCTGGGCGAGTTGCAGGTAACGCGGTTGCTGACGAAGCTGGGGCATCGGATATCCATCGGTCGCTTTGTCGGGTGATCCGGACAATAGCGCACCGTTCAATGCCTTGGCGTTCGATGCAAGCGCTGGTGTCACCGTACCGCGCCGCGATCGCGCAAGCTCGCGACGTCGTCGTGGGTATAGCCGAGCGTCGCGAGGATCGCATCGGTATCCGCGCCCAATGCCGGTGCCGCCTGATCCGGATGCTCGACGCCGCCCGCACGGATCGACGAGGCGATGCCGGGCAGGGGGCCGTGCTCGGGATGCTGGAAGTCGATGATCCGCTTCGATTCCACGAGAAACGGGTTGTCGAGCGCCTGCTGGACATCAAGCACCGGTGCGGCAGGCACCCGGCCTTCGAACCGCTGCATCCAGTCCGCAGTGGTGCGGGTCGACAGGACCGCATCGAGATCGGCGTTGAAGGCTGGCCTGTTCTCCAGCCGGGCGGCGAAGGTCGCGTAGCGTGGATCGGTCGCCCATTCGGGACGCTCGATCAGCCCGCACAAGACCTCGAAGAACTTTTCCTTGTTGCACATTACGAAGATCCAGCCGTCGCTGGTCGTGTAGAGCTGGCTGGGGGTCAGCGACGGGTGGCTCGAGCGCGACGTGCGCTCCACGGTGACGCCGCCATTAAGATACCATTCGGCGACGTAATTGAGGTTGCCGAGCGCGACGTCGAACAGGCTGACGTCGAGATCGCGGCCGATCCCGCTGCCGCGTGCAGAAACGACGCCGGCCAGGATCGCCAGCGCAGCGGTGGTGCCGGTCATGAAGTCAACGATCGACAGCCCGAAGCGCGCGGGCGGCGTGCCGGGTTCGCCGGTCAGCGACAGATAACCTGCCTCGGCCTGCATCAGATAGTCATAGCCGGGCCACGCCGCGCGACTGCCGGTGCGGCCATAGGCGGACAGGTGGACGCACGCGATCGCCGGGTTAAATGGTGACAGCGCTGCATAATCGAGCCCGAGCTTGGCCGGCAGGTCGCCTCGCAAGTTGTTGAACACCACGTCCGATTCCGCGACGAGCTTCTCCAGCACCGCACGTCCGTCGGCGCTCTTCAGATCGAGGCCGATGCTGCGCTTGTTGCGGTTCAGCGATTCGTAGAAATGGCTGTCGCCGGGCGCGAAGAAATACGGGCCGACATGCCGACCGATATCGCCGCCGTCCTTGTGATTCTCGATCTTGATGACCTCGGCACCAAGATCGGCAAGCTGCTGCGTGCCGAAGGGGCCTGCACCATATTGTTCGACCGCGACGATGCGGAGGCCTGCCAGGGGCTGATTGGGGGCTGGCTGGCTCATGCCGGGTTCCGCGCGATGATCTGCTTGGCGATGATGATCCGCTGGAGTTCGTTGGTGCCTTCGCCGATCGTCAGCAGGGGCGCGTCGCGGTAAAGCCGCTCGACATTATATTCCTTCGAATAGCCGTAACCGCCGAAGATCCGCATCGCCTCGATCGCATTCTCCAGCCCCGCTTCAGTCGCGAAATACTTCGCCATGCCGGCTTCCATGTCGCAGCGCTCGCCGCGGTCATACGCCTTGGCCGCCGCTTCGGTGAGCAGGCGCGCGGCATAGGTGCGCGTCGTCATTTCGCCCAGTTTCAGCTGGATCGCCTGATGCTCGCAGATCGGCTTGCCGAAGGTCTTGCGCGTCTGCGAATAGGCGACCGCCTCGTTGAGGGCCGCCTGCGCGATCCCGACGCCGCGCGCGGCGACGTTGATGCGGCCAAGTTCGAGCCCGCCCAGCACCTGCTTCAGGCCGACGCCTTCGATCCCGCCAATGAGGCGATCGACCGGGACGCGATATCCGTCGAAGGTCAGCGCGTTGCTGTCGATGCCCTTGTACCCAAGCTTCTCCAGCTTTTTCGACACGATGAACCCGTCGCCGCGCTCAGCGATCAGCAGGCTCATGCCCTTGTGACGCGGCTCGGCGGTCGTGTCGGTCTTGACCAGCAGCAGGATGGTGTTGCCCGAGCCGGAATTGGTGATCCACATCTTGCTGCCGTTGACGACATAGTCGTCGCCGTCGCGGACCGCGGTGGTGCGGATCGCCTGCAAATCGGTGCCCGCATCGGGCTCGGTCAGGCCGATGCCGCCGCGCAATTCGCCGGTCGCGAACTTGGGCAGGTAATGATCCTTCTGCGCTTCCGTGCCGCAGCGCTGCACGGTCATCGCCATGATCATGTGGCTGTTGATGATCCCCGCGACCGACATCCACACGGTCGAGATCTTCTCGATGATGCGGACATAGGTCAGCGTCGAGACGCCGAACCCGCCGAATTCGGGCGCGATCATGAGCCCGAACAGGCCCATCTCCTTCATCGTGTCGACGATCTTCTGCGGATATTCATCGTCATGTTCGAGTTGGTGGACGAACGGCTTCACATCGGTCTCGAGGAACTTGTCGATCGAATCGAGGATCATGATTTCTTCGTCAGTCATCGCGCCATCGGCGGCGATCGCGTTTGCCAGGGTCATACAGATACTCCTTGAGGGGCGGTGGCGCCGGCGAGAATATCGCCGAGTGCGGAAGCTGGGTGCCGGTCCATGTCGAGCACGGCGGCGCGGATGTGCGCGGCGCGTGTCGCGTCGACCGTGCGAGCGGCGTTTTCGAAATATTTGGCGTCGATGTCGGCGTTGCTCAGCGGCCGGTCGGATGCGCCGCGGTTGATCGCCTCGCGGTGGCGCAGCATCCGGCCGTCGTGTGTTTCGACGATGACTTCGCCGGTGAAATGCTTGGGATAGTCGCTGTCCGGGTCGATCGCGTAGTCGACGCGGGTCGCGAGATCGAGCACCGCCGGATCGTTCAGCGCCACCGGATCGAGTGCGTCGAGCGTGAACTTGCCGGTCAGCAGCGCGGTCGCGACCGTGTAGGGGATCGAGAATTGCGCATCGTAACCGGTTCGCGGCGTCCGCTTTGGCGCGACAGGCTCGCAGACGATCGGGATGACCGCCTCGGGCACCAGCACGATGACCTTGGCGATATCGGCGGCGGTCAGGTCGTAGGCCGCGCGCAACGCGATCGCCGCATCGATCGCGGCGTGCGTCATGTGGCACGCGGGAAGCGGCTTCACCGAGACCGCCTCGACCTCCCAGGTCTCGCCGAGCGCTTCGGTCGCCTGCGCAAGCAGGGCTGGGGCGGCGTCCTGGAGATAGAGCGCATACAGGCCGAACCGGCCCTCGTACGCCGCTAGCGGTCCGACGAAGCCGCGCTTGGCGAGCGTGGCGGCGGTCAATGCCGAGCTTGCCGCCCAGCCGGGATGCAACCGCTTGGTCCACGCGCCGTCAGCCAGGAATTCGAGGCTCCCGGCGGCCATCGACAGCACGATCCCCTGCGCCATCGCGATCTGCTGCGTGTGGAGCCCTAGCAACTTGCCGGCGGCGAGCGTCGATCCGAATGCGCCGATCAATCCGGTCGGGTGGAAGCCGAAGCCGTGGAACCCGCCCGCGCCGACGGCCGCGACCCTGGTCGAGACCTCCATCGCCGCGACGTAGGCGACAAGCAGGTCGGCCCCCGAAACGCCCGCCTTGTCCGCCGCGACGAGCGCGGTCGGAAAGGCGCTCACGGTCGCATGGATGATCCCGCGTGCATGCGTGTCGTCATAGTCGAGGCCGTGCGTGATCAGCCCGTTCATCAGGGCCGCATCACGCATCGCGAGCGTACGGCCATAGCCGAGCACCGGTGCCGTGCCGCTGCCGAGATCCCCGGCGGCGGCGAAGCTTGCCTCCGCCCAGGGGGCGCCGACCGCTGCGAGCCCTGTGCCGACCGAATCCAGGATCAGATGGCGTGCTCGCTCCTTGACCCGCTCGGGAATGGCATCGATCGTCAGGCCAGTCGCGAAATCGGCGAAGACTTGCGAGAGTGTCACTTGGCGGCTCCCCCGTTTATCAGCGAGTCATCGGCGACGTCGTCGAGCGACTGGCCGGTCGTCTCGATGTTCAGCAAACCGACCGCAGCGATCATGCAGGCCAGCACCACGCCGACCATGCCGAGTACACCCTCCAGCCCGAAGCGCTCGAACAGCGCGACGGTGGCATAGGGCGTGACCATCGATGCGGCCCGCCCGCACATTCCGGCGAAACCGGTGCCGCGCAGCCGATAGGCGGTCGGGAATAGTTCGGGGATATAGGCGAACAGCGCCAGCGTCACGAGCGTGTAAATGCTGGAGACGAGCAGGAAGCCGGTCAGCGGCACCATCAGGTCGCCGTGGGCATTCGGATACAGGAAGCCGAAGATCATGATCACGACGGCGGTTGCGATCAGCGAGGCGCGGCGCGAGATCCGGTCGGCGATGCCGATCGCGACGACCGCACCGAACACGCTGCCGAACGACATCAGCGTCGTGTACCAGAGCGAGGTGACAATGCCGGTGCCGTGGCTGACCAGGAAGGTCGGCAACCACGCGACGAAGCCGTAGACCGAGACGTTGACCGCGATCGCGGCGAGCGTCGCGGCGATCAGGCGGCGGCGCAGTTTCGATCCGAACAGCGCGGAAAGCGGTGCGTGGACCTTGGGTACCACGCGGACCGCTGGCACCGGGGCGAGCGGGCCCTTGTGTGCGGTGACCTCGGCTTCGATCTCGCGCAGCGTCGCCTCGGCCTCGTCGTTGCGACCGACCGATTCCAGCCAACGCGGCGATTCCGGCATCTTCTTGCGCATCACCCAGACGATCAGCGCAAGTATGCCCCCGATCGCGAACATGTAGCGCCAGCCGAGCGTCGGGATGACGATATAGCCGACCGAGGTTGCGACCAGCAGGCCAGAATTGACGACCATCCCCATGATCGACACCCAGCGGCCACGATAGGCCGGCGGGATGAACTCGCCGAGCGTACCTGCCGCGACTACCAGTTCGGCGCCGAGACCAATGCCCATGATGAAGCGGCAGCCGATCAGGAACGTCATGTTGGGCGAGAAGATCGCCGCGATCGACGCTATCCCGAACAGCGCCAGGTTGAACTGGTAGGATGCGCGACGCCCGAAGCGATCGCCGACATAGCCGGCCATGCCTGCGCCGATCATCATGCCGAGGAACGTCATCGACATGAACACCGCGGCTTGCGCCAGCGTCGAGAAACCCTCGGCCTTCAAAGCGGCGATCACGCCACCCGCGAGATAAACGTCGAACGCGTCGAGGAACGCACCCGCGCTGATCAGCCCCAGGATACGCCAGTGGAATCGGGAGATGGGCAGACGGTCCAGCCTGGCTCCTGCGTTGACGGCGATGGTATCGGCCATGGGGCTACCTCTCTTCGGAATGACGACGGGCCGGGTCTTCTTTGGTCGAAGCTCTCGCAGCCCGCGCAGGGGACGTCCGACCACCGACGGCGGCCGATTAGTCGATCGGTCGGGCTATTTGTCGTCGGGAGATTCGCCGCGCTTGTAGACGAGCGAGTTGCGCGTGAACTCCATGATCTGCTTGGCGTCCTGGTTGAACGCGCGGGTGCGCGTAGTGACGATCCCCTGGGTCGGGCGCGACTTCGAGTCGCGGATCTCGAGCACTTCGGTTTCCGCGGTCAACGTATCTCCGCCGAACACCGGATGGGTCAGCTTGATCTCGGTCCAGCCGAGATTGGCGGGCGACTTGCCGCTTACGTCGTTGACCGTCATACCGAGCACGATCGCCAGCGTCAGTCCGCTGTTGACCAGCAGCCGCCCGAACTCGCTCTTGGCGGCATATTGCGCGTCGCAGTGCATCGGGTGCGCGTTCATCGTCATCAGCGAGAACTGGATATTGTCCGCATCGGTGATCGTCCGCCCGGGGCGATGCTCGTAAATGTCGCCGACGACGAAATCCTCGAGATAGCGGCCGTAACTCGCGCGGTAGCGCTGTTCACCGATCTTGATAGCCGAAAGGCTCATACATCCTCCTTATCGCTTTGTACGGACATTATCGAACTCATGGTACGCTGGCAAGTCGCCAGCGCGCTGCGGTGCGTCGTCAGAACGCCACTTCAGCCCTTGCCGCGAACGTGTCGCCGGTATCGCGGCCCGTGAAACTGCCGGTGCGGTTGTCGGTACGGAAATGAATATAGTCCGCCATGAACCGGAAATTGTTGGTGAGCGACCAGTTCAGCCCCAGCGTTCCGGCGGTGCCGGTTCCGCCGAGGGGCAAATCCGAGCTGTCCAGATCCTCGTATCGGACGACCGCTTCCAGCGCCCCCCAGCCACCGTCCAGTACCGAGTGGAGCACGTTTGGTGCCACGTACGTGCCGCTCCGCGAGGCGTAGGTCGGGGTCTCGCCGGTGATCCAGAAGCCGCCGTTGATCGACAGGGCCTTGATCTTCGCGCTGCGGAACGTCGAGGTCGGTCCGCCGTGGACGGTACGCTGGCCGTATTCCGAGAACGCGTAGAACGGCCCGAGCGTGCCGCCCAATTCAAGGCCGAACGCCTTTGATCCGTCCGCCCCGGTCAGCGCCGCGGACTCGACGCGCACGCTGTTGTTGATCGCCCCCGACATGTTCTGCGCAAACGTTGTCGGTAGGGTCGTGTCGGGTATGTTCTCGCTATATGCCCAGCCGCCGACATGGATCAGGCCATGCTTGGTAAGGATCGGGTTCCAGTGCACCCGGCCCAGCACCATGCGGTTGTCGCTGCGCGTGAAATCATTGTCGATCGCGTCGCCGTGCACGCCTAGGCTGGCGTGCCAGTTCTTGCCGCCGGCGCGACCGACCACGCCGAGCAGGTAGACGCGGCCACCCTGCGTCGCGAGTGCGGTGGTGTTGATGTTGGTGGTGATGAACGGATTGGCGGTCGCCGCGGTGCCGATATCGATCCCGCGATCGGTAATAAGATTGCCGAAGCGGATGTCGGTGTCGGTCTCCCCGAACTTCTGGCGGTACCCGACGAAGGTCTGCACGACCTCGGTCGCATTGCGGCGGAAATCGGCCTCGAACTGGTAGAACAGGTGATCGCCGATCGTGCCGACGCCGCCGAAGCGGAACTGGCGCAGCGTCGACACGGTGATGTTGCGGCGATCGAAATCCGACCCGCCGGTCGAGGACAGATCGGCGAGGATGCGACCGCGCGGCTTGAAGGTGAACTTGCCGTTTCGGCTGCTGAAAACCGGCGCGCCGCGGCTCCAGTCGACCGCCAGATCGGCGGGCAACGCGACCCCGCCGGCGCTCGTGGTCTGCAGATTGCCGACGGGGACAGGAGCGATCTTGGCGCCGGCGTCCGCCGCCTGCGTCGCGACCTGCACGCGCGTGGGCGGTGGTGTCGGGGCGGCCGGGAGCGGGGCATTTGCCGCCAGGGCGCGGCTTGCTTTGACCTTGGCATTGGCGATCATCGTATCGGCACGTTCGCGGCTGACCAGCTTGGTCTCGACCATCTCGTCGATCAGCGCCAGCATCGTCTGGTACGACGGGTCAGTATCGAGCGGGGACGCGGTCTGCGCCCGGGCTGCCGATGGCAGTACCGCGAGCAATGCACACAGCGATACGGCGTACGAATGACGCATACAGACATCCTCTCGAGATCGGGATCGTCCGTCTTCCGCGGCGCGATATCCTGGAACCAGCTTCACTGGGGAAGGATAGTCTTAATGTCCGTACAAATGCGCTGTCGACACTGATTTCCGCGTTGAGCCGATCAGGCGCTGATCGATCGGGGTCGATCGGGGTCGGGTTGATCAGGGCATATGCGGGATCGTGGTGCGCGGCGCGAGGTCGGGTCGCATGCGGATCAACCCTTCCTGCGTCACATGCGCGACCGCCTGCCCGTCGCGGCTATGGAACACCCCGCGAGCGATGCCGCGACCATGTCCCGACCATGGGCTCTCGCTGCTATACAAAAGCCAGTCGTCGAGCGGCACGTCCTCGTGGAACCACATCGCGTGATCGAGGCTCGCGGTCTGCATGCTGTGCTCGAACATGGTGACGCCGTGTGGGATCAGCGACGCACTAAGCAGCGCGTAGTCGGACAGATAGGCGAGCACGCCCCGGCGAATCGCGGGATCGGTCGGCGCACTGCCCCGGAATCGGATCCAGACATGCGACACGGGCATGCCGGGTTCGGTCTGGAGGAATGCGGGCACGCCGCATGGCCGGATATCGAAGGCGGACGGCTGGCCGAGGAACGCGACGGCTTGCGCGGAGATACCCGCATATTCGCCAGCGAGGATGTCGAGCGAGCGCAGCGCCTCCGGCGGCGGAAGATCGGGCATCGCGACCGCATGCTCCAGGCCCGCTTCCGGTCGTTGAAACGATGCGGCGAGCGTCAGGATCGTCGCGCCGTTCTGGCTCGCGGTGACGCGGCGGTTGGCGAACGACTTGCCGTCGAAGTCGCGCTCGACCCGGAAGATGATCGGTTGCGTCTCGGTGCCGGCACGCAGGAAATAGGCGTGCATGCTGTGCGCCACGGCGGGTCCGTCGACCGAACGCTGCGCCGCCATCAGTGCCTGTGCCACGACCTGCCCGCCGAAGACGCGCGCGGTTGCGCCGGGTCGCTGCGGTCCGCGGAACAGGTCGGTATCGAGCGGTTCGAGATCGAGCAGCGCGACCAGTTCGGCGGCGAGGCCGGGCGTCGATAGGGTGTTGGTCATCGCCGCCCGTACCGCGCGCGCGACCAGCGTCAAAGCGGCGCGGTCAGCTTTGGTCGGCGGCGAGCACCTTGGTCGGGGCGATCTCGTCGACGCGACCCGCGAGGTCGAGCAGGTCGCGGTGGAGCCGACCCGCGGCAAAGGCGAGCCCGAACACGCGGCCCGACGCGTCGAAATCCAGGGTTGCCGCGGCGTCGCTACGGCGGAACCGATCGAGCGCGGTACCGAACATCCGATAGCAGGCTTCGACGTCGCTCCGGTCGACCTTGCCGCGCATGCGCAGCGCCTCCGAACACCGGGTCGCCAGCGCGGCATGCGCGGTCAGCATCGCCGCCGATGGCTTGGCGAGCGCTGCCATTGCCACCGGCGGCAGCGGTTCGTCGAGTGCGCGACCGCTCAGCACCAGGTC from Sphingomonas sp. HMP9 encodes:
- a CDS encoding acyl-CoA dehydrogenase family protein, producing the protein MTLANAIAADGAMTDEEIMILDSIDKFLETDVKPFVHQLEHDDEYPQKIVDTMKEMGLFGLMIAPEFGGFGVSTLTYVRIIEKISTVWMSVAGIINSHMIMAMTVQRCGTEAQKDHYLPKFATGELRGGIGLTEPDAGTDLQAIRTTAVRDGDDYVVNGSKMWITNSGSGNTILLLVKTDTTAEPRHKGMSLLIAERGDGFIVSKKLEKLGYKGIDSNALTFDGYRVPVDRLIGGIEGVGLKQVLGGLELGRINVAARGVGIAQAALNEAVAYSQTRKTFGKPICEHQAIQLKLGEMTTRTYAARLLTEAAAKAYDRGERCDMEAGMAKYFATEAGLENAIEAMRIFGGYGYSKEYNVERLYRDAPLLTIGEGTNELQRIIIAKQIIARNPA
- a CDS encoding MmgE/PrpD family protein, producing the protein MTLSQVFADFATGLTIDAIPERVKERARHLILDSVGTGLAAVGAPWAEASFAAAGDLGSGTAPVLGYGRTLAMRDAALMNGLITHGLDYDDTHARGIIHATVSAFPTALVAADKAGVSGADLLVAYVAAMEVSTRVAAVGAGGFHGFGFHPTGLIGAFGSTLAAGKLLGLHTQQIAMAQGIVLSMAAGSLEFLADGAWTKRLHPGWAASSALTAATLAKRGFVGPLAAYEGRFGLYALYLQDAAPALLAQATEALGETWEVEAVSVKPLPACHMTHAAIDAAIALRAAYDLTAADIAKVIVLVPEAVIPIVCEPVAPKRTPRTGYDAQFSIPYTVATALLTGKFTLDALDPVALNDPAVLDLATRVDYAIDPDSDYPKHFTGEVIVETHDGRMLRHREAINRGASDRPLSNADIDAKYFENAARTVDATRAAHIRAAVLDMDRHPASALGDILAGATAPQGVSV
- a CDS encoding GntR family transcriptional regulator — encoded protein: MPQLRQQPRYLQLAQTLINEIEDGRYPIGTLLPTEFELCDQFGASRFTVREAIKRLAQSGMVSRQAGVGTRVRGLSRPAAYRQVMEGLSDLQQYTNETSLSIIARETIALEGPIAQQVDATSGQTWLHLSALRRAAGTSPISYSDIYLHPAFRSLKLEDDVGSMPIFSRIEEQFGERVAEVRQHIEAVAIPAPIARLLETKTGAPGLRLTRQYLNARGEVVEMAINTHPADRYSYSQTFRRDPVSGL
- a CDS encoding CaiB/BaiF CoA transferase family protein; the encoded protein is MSQPAPNQPLAGLRIVAVEQYGAGPFGTQQLADLGAEVIKIENHKDGGDIGRHVGPYFFAPGDSHFYESLNRNKRSIGLDLKSADGRAVLEKLVAESDVVFNNLRGDLPAKLGLDYAALSPFNPAIACVHLSAYGRTGSRAAWPGYDYLMQAEAGYLSLTGEPGTPPARFGLSIVDFMTGTTAALAILAGVVSARGSGIGRDLDVSLFDVALGNLNYVAEWYLNGGVTVERTSRSSHPSLTPSQLYTTSDGWIFVMCNKEKFFEVLCGLIERPEWATDPRYATFAARLENRPAFNADLDAVLSTRTTADWMQRFEGRVPAAPVLDVQQALDNPFLVESKRIIDFQHPEHGPLPGIASSIRAGGVEHPDQAAPALGADTDAILATLGYTHDDVASLRDRGAVR
- a CDS encoding OprO/OprP family phosphate-selective porin, giving the protein MRHSYAVSLCALLAVLPSAARAQTASPLDTDPSYQTMLALIDEMVETKLVSRERADTMIANAKVKASRALAANAPLPAAPTPPPTRVQVATQAADAGAKIAPVPVGNLQTTSAGGVALPADLAVDWSRGAPVFSSRNGKFTFKPRGRILADLSSTGGSDFDRRNITVSTLRQFRFGGVGTIGDHLFYQFEADFRRNATEVVQTFVGYRQKFGETDTDIRFGNLITDRGIDIGTAATANPFITTNINTTALATQGGRVYLLGVVGRAGGKNWHASLGVHGDAIDNDFTRSDNRMVLGRVHWNPILTKHGLIHVGGWAYSENIPDTTLPTTFAQNMSGAINNSVRVESAALTGADGSKAFGLELGGTLGPFYAFSEYGQRTVHGGPTSTFRSAKIKALSINGGFWITGETPTYASRSGTYVAPNVLHSVLDGGWGALEAVVRYEDLDSSDLPLGGTGTAGTLGLNWSLTNNFRFMADYIHFRTDNRTGSFTGRDTGDTFAARAEVAF
- a CDS encoding MaoC family dehydratase; the encoded protein is MSLSAIKIGEQRYRASYGRYLEDFVVGDIYEHRPGRTITDADNIQFSLMTMNAHPMHCDAQYAAKSEFGRLLVNSGLTLAIVLGMTVNDVSGKSPANLGWTEIKLTHPVFGGDTLTAETEVLEIRDSKSRPTQGIVTTRTRAFNQDAKQIMEFTRNSLVYKRGESPDDK
- a CDS encoding HpcH/HpaI aldolase/citrate lyase family protein, whose protein sequence is MTIAARSILFVPGDRAERFEKARASGADMVVIDLEDAVLPGSKTAARDTIHDALAGLTAPRFFVRVNSLDTEWHADDVRALAALPGVAGLMLPKAERASDFASMQEAVTGKPLHALVETVSAILNLADLVTAPGLSRLSFGTVDFQADAGIDGDQAEIDYVRTHLVLHSRNAGLAAPVDGVSTDLTDDEALARDTDHARRFGFGGKLCVHPRQVGIVNTAFLPSASDVDWATRVTAAIDGAFGAVAIDGKLVDKPVIDRARRLLDTYSAFTTTRR
- a CDS encoding acyl-CoA thioesterase; the encoded protein is MTNTLSTPGLAAELVALLDLEPLDTDLFRGPQRPGATARVFGGQVVAQALMAAQRSVDGPAVAHSMHAYFLRAGTETQPIIFRVERDFDGKSFANRRVTASQNGATILTLAASFQRPEAGLEHAVAMPDLPPPEALRSLDILAGEYAGISAQAVAFLGQPSAFDIRPCGVPAFLQTEPGMPVSHVWIRFRGSAPTDPAIRRGVLAYLSDYALLSASLIPHGVTMFEHSMQTASLDHAMWFHEDVPLDDWLLYSSESPWSGHGRGIARGVFHSRDGQAVAHVTQEGLIRMRPDLAPRTTIPHMP
- a CDS encoding MFS transporter; the protein is MADTIAVNAGARLDRLPISRFHWRILGLISAGAFLDAFDVYLAGGVIAALKAEGFSTLAQAAVFMSMTFLGMMIGAGMAGYVGDRFGRRASYQFNLALFGIASIAAIFSPNMTFLIGCRFIMGIGLGAELVVAAGTLGEFIPPAYRGRWVSIMGMVVNSGLLVATSVGYIVIPTLGWRYMFAIGGILALIVWVMRKKMPESPRWLESVGRNDEAEATLREIEAEVTAHKGPLAPVPAVRVVPKVHAPLSALFGSKLRRRLIAATLAAIAVNVSVYGFVAWLPTFLVSHGTGIVTSLWYTTLMSFGSVFGAVVAIGIADRISRRASLIATAVVIMIFGFLYPNAHGDLMVPLTGFLLVSSIYTLVTLALFAYIPELFPTAYRLRGTGFAGMCGRAASMVTPYATVALFERFGLEGVLGMVGVVLACMIAAVGLLNIETTGQSLDDVADDSLINGGAAK